GAACTGCACGTGTTCACGACCGTGCGGATGTCGGACTCGTTCGCCGTCGTCTTCGTCGTCGTGGCGACGACGGCTGCCGCCGGCGTCTGGGCGGTCGCCAGGTGGGGCATCGATCAGTTGCTGGGGACGACGTTTATGCTCGATCCCGAACTGAGCGAACACGCCATCAAGACGGCGCTCATGTGGGAGTTCGTCGCCTCGACCGCCGCCGGGGTCGTCGCCGGTCTGGTGTTCACGCTGTACGTCCGCCGGTACGCCCACCCGAGCGATCGGGTCCCCACCGAGGTCCCGGAGGTGCGGTCGTGAGAGTCCGCGACCGGCTCGGGATCGGCCCGGAGTGGCAGGTCCGGATCACGTACGTCATGGAGCTGTCGCTGGTCGGGATGCTGTTCATCGGTCTGGAACGAGGGAACTTCGGTATCGTCCTCAACACGGCCATCGCGCTGGCGGTCGCCCAGCTCCCGCCGCTGCTGGAGCGCGACTACGACGTGCCGCTGGACCCGGCGCTGACGCTGTGGATCACCGCCGCCGTCTGGCTCCACGCGCTGGGCACCGTCGGCCTGCCGGGCGCGGAGCAGAACTTCTACCGGACGGTCACGGGGTACGACCACGTCACCCACGCGCTCTCGTCGTCCATCGTCGCCGCGGCCGGGTACATCACGGTCCGCGCACTGGACCGCCACTCCGACGTGGTCCAGCTCCCGCGTCGCTTCGTGTTCGTGTTCGTCCTGCTGTTCGTCGCCGCCTTCGGCGTCCTCTGGGAGGTCATCGAGTTCGCCGTGGGCGGACTGGCGTCGATGACCGGCGGCCAGGCGGTGCTGACCCAGTACGGCCTCGAGGACACGATGCTCGATCTGGTGTTCGACCTGGTCGGCGCCGTCATCGTCGCGACGTGGGGCACGGCCCACCTCTCGGACGTAGTCGGCGCGGTCACTGAGCGACTGGCGGAGCGGGACGACTGACGGGAGATCCCGGCCGACGGCCGCAGTCGACAGTATGAAGGCCCGTGCAGCCGCTTTCTCCGATACGTCCGACGCATGAGTCGCTCCCCCTACGTCGATTATCGATCGGCGCTCCACTTCGTCGGCAGTCTCCTCCTGCTGCTGATGGTCCCGTTGACGGTCCCGGTGGTCCTCGCCGTCCTCTACGGCGAGTCGCCCGTCCCATTCCTTGCGACGATGGCGGTCTCGGGCGGACTGGGGGTCGTCCTCAGGCGCATGGGTCCCGATCCGGACCTGGGGCACCGCGAGGGCTTCCTCGTCGTCGCGCTCTCGTGGCTGGCCGTCCCGCTCGTCGGCACGCTCCCGTACCTGATCGCCGGTGAGGGGAGCATCGCGTCGTTCCCCAACGCGCTGTTCGAGTCGATGTCCGGGTTCACGACCACCGGCGCGACGGTGATGGACAGCATCTCCGTCGACACGCACGGCCACGCGATGATGCTGTGGCGACAGCTCACCCAGTGGCTCGGCGGGATGGGCATCGTCGTCCTCATGGTCGCCATCCTGCCCGACCTCTCGGTCGGTGGCGCCCAGCTGATCCGCGAGGAGTCGCCGGGGCTGGACGTCGAGAAGCTCACGCCGCGGATCCGCGAGACCGCCGCGGCGCTGTGGAAGATCTACGCCGCGCTGACCCTGCTCGCGGCTGCCGTCTACTACGCGCTGCACCTGGCCGGCCTGGCCCCGAACATGGGGCTGTACAACGCCGTCGCTCACGCGCTGACGACGCTGCCGACGGGCGGGTTCTCCCCCGAGGCACGCAGCGTCGAGGCGTTCACGCCGGCGATACAGTGGGCCGTCGTCCCCTTCATGATCGTCGCCGGGACCAACTTCGCGCTGTTCTGGTACGTCCTCCAGAACCGGCCGCGCCGACTCGCCGAGAACACCGAGTTCCGCTGGTACGTCGCGTCGATGGCGGTCGTCTCCGCGCTGGTCGCCGCGATGCTGTACGTCGGCGTCGGGATGGACGTCGTACCCGACCGGATCGACGCGGTCGTCGGTAACGCCGAGAACGCCCTCCGGCAGGCCGTCTTCCAGACCGTCGCCATCGTCACTACGACCGGGTACGCCAGCATGGACTTCAACACCTGGAGCGACCTCGGGAAGGTGACGCTGTTCTTCGCCATGTTCCTGGGCGGCTCCGCCGGGTCCGCCGCCGGGTCGATCAAGATCATCCGCTGGGTCGCCATCTCGAAGGCCGGCCGGCGAGAGCTGTTCACGACGGTCCACCCCGAGGCGGTCAGGCCGATTCGCTTCGGCGATCGGGTGATCGACGAGGACACGGTCCGGGGCGTGTTCTCGTTCGTGTTGATCTTCCTCGGCATCTTCGCCGTCTCGACCGTCCTGATCTTCCTCGACGCCCAGCGCGTCGACGAATTCTCGCTGTCCGCGCTGGAGGCCGCCAGCGTCGCGCTGGCGACGCTGGGGAACATCGGACCGGGCTTCGGCGAGGTCGGGCCGATGGGCAGCTACGAGCGGTTCACGCCGGCGACCAAGTTCTATCTCGTCTTCCTCATGTGGATCGGTCGCCTGGAAATCATCTCGGTGCTCGTCGTCCTGACGCCGAGCTACTGGCGATCCTGACGCCGCCGCCTTCGATCGCGGCGCGACGTCCCGCTCCTCACCGCTCACCGCCAAAAGTGTTAATTATCGTAGCGTTTCAATGTCGTGTATGGTATTCAAGAAGATCACGCTGATCGGCACGAGCGAGGAGAGCTTCGAGGAGGCCGTCGACGACGCCATCGACCGCGCCCAGGAGACGCTGGACAACCTCATGTGGGCGGAGGTCGAGGACCGCGGCGTCGAACTGGCCAGCGTCGAGGACCGGGAGTACCAGGCGGAGGTCGTCGTCGCGTTCGAGCTAGAGGAGTAGAGCGGGCGTCTCGGCGGCGCTACGTCCGGAACGACTCGCCGCAGCCGCACTCGCTCTCGACGTTGGGGTTCCGGACGTGGAACCCCTCGCCCTGCAGCCCGCCCTCGAAGTCCAGCACCGAGCCCTCGACGTAGTTCAGGCTCGCGGGGTCGACGAACACGCGCAGCTCGTGGCGCTCGAAGATCCGGTCCTCGTCGTCGGGCTCGTGCTCGAACCGCATCCCGTAGGAGAGGCCGGCGCAGCCGCCCTGCTTGACGAACAGCCGCAGGCCCGCCTCCTCGAGGTCCATGTCCTCCCCGTCCATGAGGTCGACCGCCTCGCCGGCGGCCGCCTCGGTGACGTCGATCCCGTCCGCGCCCGCCTCGGGGTCGGGGTCCGCTGTCTCGCTCATAGGTCCACCCAGGCGACCCGCAGTGTTAACGGTGACGCCGACGGACTCGCTCTGCTCGTCCCTCGAGCCGCTGCTCGCTCCACTCGTCTTCCGAGCCCGCGCTCACTGTGTTCGCGTGGACGCCGGTTGCCCGAACCAGTTCGGGCGTCTCCCCTTGCCAGTCCCGGTTCGGCCGCCCCGTTGCCGGTCGAGGTCGCCGACTACAGCTCCTCGCGGAAGACCCGCTCCTCGATCTCGTGGTAGGCCAGCCGCGTCGTCGTGGTGTCGACCTCGCGAAAGCCCCGGTCGCGATAGAACTCGATCGCTCGCTCGTTGTCCGCGAGGACGGTCAGTTCGAGCCACTCGCGGTCGTCGGCGCGGTCCTCGACGGTCGACAGGAGGTGCGATCCCACGCCCTGGCCCCAGACGCCGGGTTCGACGTACAGCCGCGAGAGGAAGGCACCCTCGGGGTCGTCGGGGTGGTCGACGACGTCGGCGAACCCGCGGACTCGCCGGCCCAGTCGGGCCACCACGAAGGCGATGCCCGGGTCGCGGACCTGCTCGCGCACGCGCTCGGTGACGTACCAGTCGGCGAGGACGGCGTCGACGAGGCTCTCGCCCAGCAGGTCGTCGTAGGCGGCGTGGAAGCTCCGGCGGGCGACCCGCTGGATGGCGGGCACGTCGAGCACCCGCGCGTCGGCCACGCCGTCGCCGCTCGGCATCTCAGTCGTCCAGACGCCGCCGGACGCTCTCGGCGTGGGCCTCCAGTCCCTCGGCCTCCGCGAGCGTGGTGATCGTCTCGCCGAGGTCGGCCAGGCCGTCCTCCGAGACGCGCTGGACCGTCGTCGACCGGAGGAACGTGTCGACCGAGAGCCCGCCGACGAGCCGTGCTGCGCCACCGGTCGGCAGCACGTGGTTCGGCCCGCTGGCGTAGTCGCCGGCCGCGACCGGGCTGTAGGGCCCGAGGAACGCCGACCCCGCAGAGGGGATCCGCTCCAGCAGGTCCTCGTCGTTCTCGGCCTGGATCGAGAGGTGCTCGGCGGCGTACTCCTCGGCGAAGAGGACGGCCTCGCTCATCGAGCGCGCCAGGAAGACGCCGGAGGCGTCGCTGGAAAGCGCGCCGCGGACGACGTCCTCGCGCTCCCGGCCGCTGGCCTGCTCCTCGACGGCCGCCGCGACGGCCTTGGCGGTGTCCTCGTCGTCTGTCACCGCGACGACAGAGGCGTTCTCGTCGTGCTCGGCCTGGGCGACCAGATCCGCCGCGACGTACTCGGGGTCGGCCGTCTCGTCGGCCACGACGAGGATCTCCGACGGGCCGGCGAGGAAGTCGATGGCCACGTCGCCGCGCACCTCGGCCTTCGCCGCGGTCACCCAGCGGTTGCCCGGCCCGACGACCTTGTCGACGGCGTCCACCGTCTCGGTCCCGTAGGCCAGCGCCGCGACGGCCTGCGCGCCGCCGATCTGGTAGACTGCGTCGGCGCCGGCGGCGTGGATGGCCGCCAGCGTCACGGGGTTGATCTCGTCGGCCGGCGGCGTGGCGACGGCGACGTGCTCGACGCCGGCCACCTTCGCCGGGACGACGCCCATCAGCGCGCTGGAGGGGTACGCCGCCGTACCGCCGGGCGCGTACACGCCGGCGCTCTCGATGGGTCGGAAGCGCCGCCCCAGCGAGCGCCCGCCGAAGTCCTCGCGCCAGTCCTCGGGCAGCTGGGCCTCGTGGAACTCGCGGATGTTCGCCGCCGCGGCCTCGATGGCCTCGCGGGTCTCGTCGTCTATCTCATCGTAGGCCCGCTCGATCTGGTCCGTTATCTCGACGTTGCCCACGGTGACGCCGTCGAACTCCTCGGCGAACTCTCGGACTGCGACGTCGCCCTCCTCGCGGACGCGGCCGACGATGTCGGCCACGTCGTCGCGCACAGCCTCGACGCCGGCGTCGCGTTCGAACAGCGCCCGCCGCTCCCCCGGTCCGAGGTTCTCGACCCGTCGAACGTTCATACCCGTGATTGGGGCCGCCGGAAAAAACGGTTTGCTATCCGTCGCGGCCGTCCCCGTCGGGCGAGACCCTCGAACCCCGCTCCGCCAGCCTGAAACGACCCCGCCGACTATCTCCGTCCATGGCCGACGACATCGACGACTGGGCCGAGCGTCTCAGGGAGAACCGACGGGAGAAGGACCGCTTCTTCGCCGAGCACCGCCAGTCGCCCATCCCGCCCGACGAGCGCGAGGCCTTCGACGGCCTGGACTACTACGACCCCGACCCCGACTACCGCGTCGCGGCGACCGTCACCGTCCACGACGACCCCGACCCTGTCGAGATGGACACCAGCGACGGGCGAGCGGTCCGGTACCTCCGGGTCGTCACCTTCGAGTTCGAACTCGACGGCGAGCGTCGGCGACTTCACGGCTACCGTCAGGATACCGACGACAGCGAGTCCGTCTTCGTCCCCATCCGGGACAAGACGACCGGCCAGGAGACCTACGAGGGCGGCCGCTACATGGAACTGGAACCCGAGGGAGAACTGGCGGACGGCGACGAGGTGACCCTCGACTTCAACCTCGCGTACACCCCGTTCTGTGCGTTCAGCGAGACGTTCTCCTGCCCGTTCCCGCCCGAGGAGAACTGGCTGGAGACGACCGTGGAGGCCGGCGAGCGGGAGACCTGACGCCGGCCGGCGCTCGCTGTACGGAACGCTCTCACACCCTCCCGTCCCCGGTATTTCCGTCCGTCATTGCACCGTCGGCGGCGTCCTCCGCACGGTCCGCCTCCTCCCGGGCCGCCTCGTCGAGGGTGAGACCCGTCGACATGATGGCCTCCATCCCCTCCTCCACGGTGAGGTCGACGTCGTGGACGCGGTCGGCCGGCATCGAGACGAGGTTGCCGCCCATCACCGGGTTGGGCGCCATCGGGACGAAGACAGTCTCCATGTCCCCGTGGCCGGCGACCGTCTGGATCACCTCGGGCGTGTCCGCGGTCAGGAAGGCGATGGCGTAGCTGCCCTCGTGCGGGAACTCGACGAGTTTCACCTCCTGAAAGCTCTCCGTGTCCCCCTCGACGAGAACGGCGCTCATCCGCTCGACGCTGCTGTAGATGGATCCGACGCCCGGGAGGTCCTCCATCACCGCGTCGACCCGGTCCCCGACGTGGGTCTCGGGGCCGTGCCGGGCCGCCAGACCGACGAGCAGTATCGATCCCAGAACGAGACCGGCAGCGATCGACTCGACGATCAACCGCCCGAGCCCGTCGAACGGCCCGAGCATGCCGATCGCGTCGGCCAGCGGAGCCAGCGCGTTCGTTACCGCGTTCAGCGCCCACAGCAGCACGAGGACCGTAATCAGGAACGGGACGGTCAACACGAGCCCCGAGATGAACGTCTGTCGGAGGTCGGACGCGACCTCCTTCTCCTCTCGGGCGGCCATCCGGATGACGTCGTCCACGTCGGGCCGTGACATAGGCGATATACGGCCCGGAGGCCGAAATGTTTTGTTTCCTAACAGGTATGCGGTCGCGGTGACGGCCGTCCGCCGTGGCTGTGGACGGCCCGGAACGGTCATCGCTCGGCCGGCACCGCCTCGCCGTCGGCCGCGACGGCGTTGACGACGACGCCGGTCATCAGGACCAGCGAGCCCATGTAGAGCCCGGTGAGGACGATGATGATCCCGCTGAGGACGCCGTAGAGGGCGTACTGGGTCGCGTTCACGGCGTAGAATCGGATCCCGGTGAGCAGGGCCGTCCAGCCGACCGCCGCGACCACCGCGCCCGGGAGCGCCTGGCGCGCCGAGGTCACGACGTGCGAGGAGACGTAGTACAGCGGCAGGAAGGCGACCGTCAGCGCCACGAGCAGCGCGAACGACCACCCGAACGCCGCGCCGGGAATCTCCGCCAGCGGGATGGACAGGGCCCCGGCGAGAACGATCGAAGCCACGGGCAGTCCCATCAGGATCAGTATCTCCACGGCGTCGCGGAGCTGCTCGGTCAGCGGCACCTCCTCCCAGCCCTCGACGCGCTCGACCACAGTCTGGAAGTCGACCGCCACGTTGGCGCCCGCCCACGCAAGCGCCAGCACGGCCAGCGCCGTCGCGCCGGCCCGCCCCGACGCCGTCGTCAGCGACTCGCGGACCAGCTCCTGGGCCGCCGGCGTCAGCAGGCGCGGCGTCACCGACTGGAGCTGCGCCGTCGCCGCCTCGCCGAGGAGTGCCACCGCCAGTACCAGCAGCGGCAGAAAGGAGACGAACGCGTAGTACGCGAACGCCGCCGCCGGATACCGTAGCTCGTGGTCGTTGACGCTACGGACGACGGTCAGCCCGAACTCGACCGCGTCGCCGAGGCGTCCCGACTGACTGGTGCGACCCGGGAGCATCTGATCGAATCAGTCCGGTCAGTTCCGGGACGATTTCGCGCTCGCGATTCCTGACCACGGCGCACCCCGGCGAACGGTCGCTGCTTCGGGGCCGGTCCCTCGCACGGGCGATCGCTCGCCGCGAGTCGCCACTTCGTCGCCACCGGCGTTCTCCATGTCGCGTGATTCGTCTCTCGGATTGTTAGCGGTAGTGACCAGTTAGATACGCGTCGCTGCCACTGTTCAGACGTCGCCGCGCCAGGAACGCCCCTCAGAGCTCGAAGCGCGTCGTGTCTGCGTCGTCGTCTCGCCAGAGACGCGTCTCAGGGCGGTGGAAAATGTCGCCCGAAACACTAACGACCGGCGTCATCCGCGGCGGCGTGCCGTGTCGGCCGGGAAACCCTCGTGCCGGGCGGGTGGCGAGGCCACCACAGTCACTTCGACTATCGCGTGCCCGGGTTCGCCGCGCTGTCATCGTCCCGTAGACGGGCCTCGGGCGGGGACTAGAGGCACGCAGTCGTTCGAAGGCGTCGCCGGCAGTAAGCCCTTGCGGTGCGGCGAACGCCCCGTGGTCAGCGGATCGAGTACTCGTCCTCGCTGATCTGGGCGAGGCCGTTCTTCCGGTAGCCGCGCTTGGCCCACCTGTACGAACCGACCACTTTCAGCCCGTGGAGGCCGGCGGCGAGTCCCTGCCGCCACTGCGAGCCGTCGACCTCCAGCATCCGCCGAACGGTCGCGAAGGTCCGGTCCCAGTCGTCCGGGCCGAAGTCCTCTACCACGTCGGCCATCGCGACGTTCCGCAGGATCTCCTCGCCGATGGCCGCCTTCCAGCGGGGGTTGTACTCGCCCAGGGCGTCCTCGGCAGCCAGTCGGCCGGCGATCTTTCCGGTCCGGACGGCCACGTGGTCGCCGCCCTCGTGGAACGCCGAGGTCGTCCCCATCGCGCCGCCGACGACGGCGACGCCCGCCGCCGTCGGCGAGTCGATCGGCCGGGTCGAGGAGATGGAGTACGTCTCCGTGCCGTCGGACTTCCCGCGGTCCTCGACTAGCGGGAAGTCCTCCAGGTCGTAGGCCGGGAACTCCCGCTCCAGCAGCCGCTCGACGTACTCCGCTCCGCGGGGGATCCGGTCGTCGTCCTCGCGCAGCAGCGCCCACTCGCTGGCGTCGTAGTCGTCGACGTCGAGGCCGATGGGCATCGTCAGCCCGATCCGCGCGACGTTGTCGTCGTTCGGGAAGATCCACGGGTAGGCGGTGTGGCCCGGCATGACCCCCCACCAGAACTTGATGTACTCGGGCTCGAACAGCTCCTCGGGCATCCGGCGGTGCTCCTGGTAGGCGATGTGGTTGACCTCCGTCGAGGCCATCCGATCCGAGAACGAGTCCGAGAGGAACCGATCGAGGACCCGGCCCGTGATCGTCCGCTGGGGACCGTCCGCCAGGATCAGGTAGTCGGCGACGACGTCCTCCTCGCCGGCGATCTCGACGGCGTGCTCGTGGCCGCCCGAGAGGTCCGTCTCGACGCCCGTGACGCTCGCGCCGACGCGGTACTCCGCGCCGGCGTCCTCTGCCCGCTCGCGGAGCCAGTCGTCGAACTTCGCCCGGTCGAAGGTGAGTCCGAAGTTCTCGTATTCGGCGTCGATGCCCGTGTTCGAGAGCAGCACCGACTCCTCGGGACCGAGGAACTCCGCCCCGTCGAGTTCGCTGAGGACGACCTCCTCGGGGAACTCGTCGGGATCGAACTCCATCAGATCGATCCAGTAGTCCAGCAGCCCGGCGGCGTCCGTCGAGTCGGGGCCCAGCCCGTCCCGATCGGACCGTGGCACCCCCTTCTCGAGGACGACCGCGTCGGCCCCGGCCGATGCGGCCGCGCGAGCCGCCGAGCTCCCGGCCGGACCGCCGCCCACGATCGCGACGTCAACGCGCTCCATACCCCTCCCCTATCGCCCTCCGGCTTAAAATCCCCTCTCTGCGGCCCGGCGATGGCGGCATCAGCCGAGGACCTCGGACGGTGACGCGCGGCCACCTGCGCCATCGCGCCCGTCCACGCCATCAGCGTTTTCTCCGTGCCCGCGAATGCCACCCACATGCCCGGGACGCACGACGGCGAGTCGACGGACGTCCTCGTCCTCCGACAGAAGGTCCACGGCATCGACGTCGGCGAGTACGCCGCGGCCCTCCGCGAGCGCCTCCCCGACGAATCGATCACGGTCGCCCGGACGCCCGCAGAGGAGCGGGCGGCCATCCGCGACGCGCCGGTCGCCACCGGCGTCGTCTTCGACGAGCAACTTCTGGAGTACGCCGACGATCTGGAACTGTTCGCCGGTGTCTACGCCGGGTACGATCACCTCCCGCTTTCGGCCTTCGCCGAGCGCGACGTCGCCGTCACCACCGCCTCCGGCGTCCACGGCCCGAACGTCGCCGAGCACGTCGTCGGCGCCTTCCTCGCGTTCGCCCGCCGCTTCTTCGAGGCGCGCCGCCGACAGGAGAAGCGGGAGTGGCGCCACCTGCGCTCGCACGAACTCGCGGGCTCGACCGTCGCCGTCGTCGGCCTCGGCGCTATCGGCCGGTCCATCGTCGAGCGCCTCGACGGCTTCGACGTCGACACCGTCGGCGTCCGCTACACGCCGGAGAAGGGCGGCCCGACCGACGAGGTCCACGGCTTCGACGATATTCACGAGGCCGTCCGCGACGCGGAGTACGTCGCCCTCGCCTGCCCGCTCACCGACGAAACTGAGGGCCTCGTCGACGCGCCGGTCCTCCGCACGATGCGCCCCGACGCCGTCCTCGTCAACGTCGCCCGCGGCCCCGTCGTCGACACCGACGCCCTCGTCGACGCCGTCCGGAGCAACCACATCCGGGGCGCGCAGCTCGACGTCACCGACCCCGAACCCCTGCCTGAGGACCACCCGCTGTGGAACCTCGAGAACGTCTTCGTCACGCCCCACTGCTCCGGCCACACCCCCGAGTACTACCAGCGGACCGCCGACATCGTCGCCGAGAACGTCCGCCAGGCCAGGGAGACCGGCGAGTGGAACGACCTCCGGAACCAGATCGACCTCTCCTGATCAGGGCCGTGTATCGCGGTACGCGGCGACTCCCTCGGTGACGAAGTAGGCTACCGTCACCGCGCCCATCGCCCAGAACATCACGCTTCGCAGTGTGCCAGTCACGGCCGTTAGCCTATCGGCCAGTCCAGCCGTAGTACCCAGTACCAGGATGGCGGCGAGGTAGGTCAGAAACCGCCACCGAGACGCCACCGGTACTGCGTCGTTCTCGCCCCTGAGTGCCAGGTACAGGTGCGCGCCTCCGAGGAGGAGTCCGTACGCAGCGGCCGCTAAGGCCGCGTCGAGCCACCAAGGCGTCACGGAGAGAACACCTGAAGCGTCGACCGCGACCGCCAGCGCGAGCGTACCGATCGCCACGCTGACTTGGACTTGCGTCTCTCGGGAAACCATCGAACTGAAACCGTGAACGAAACGCCGAAAGAAAAAGCCGCCGGTCCTACAGGTAACCCTGGTCCAGCAGCAGCTCGCCGTTCAGCACCGACGCGCCCGCGGCGCCGCGCATCGTGTTGTGCGCGAGGCAGTTGAACTGGACGCCGTCGGTCGTCTCCTGCACGCCGCCCGTCGCGACCCCCATGCCGTCCTCGACGTTCCGGTCGAGGCGTGGCTGGGGACGGTCGGGTTCGTCGAAGACCTTGATCAGCTGCTCGGGCGAGGACGGCAGGTCGACGCCCGTCATCGAGCGGAACGCCTCCTCCGCCGCCTCGACGGTGACGTCCGCTTCGGTGTCGGTCCAGACGTTCTCGAGGTGGCCGTCCAGCGTCGGGATCCGGTTACACGACGCCGCGACGTCCATCTCGTGGTGGTGGACCTCCGCGCCGTCGAAGGAACCCAGCAGCTTCCGGGACTCCGTCTCCATCTTCTTCTCCTCGCCGCCGATGTGCGGGATGGCGTTGTCGATGATCTCCATCGACGAGACGCCGGAGTAGCCCGCGCCCGAGACGGCCTGCAGCGTCGAGACCGTGACGTCGGTCAGCGTGAACTCGTCGTCCAGCGCCTTCAGCGGCGGCACCATCGTGATCGTCGAGCAGTTCGGGTTCTTCACCATGGCGCCGTCCCACCCGCGCTCGTCGCGCTGGACCTCCAGCAGATCCAGGTGGTCCGGATTGACCTCGGGAATCGTCAGCGGGATGTCGTCGTCCATCCGACCGTTCGAGGAGTTCGACGAGACCACGTAGCCCGCCTCGCAGAACCCGGGCTCGACGCGCTCGCCGACGCTCGACGGCAGCGACGAGAAGATCAGGTCGACGTCGTTCGGCACCTCGCCCGGATCTGTCGCCGCGACTTCCATCTCCGCGACGTCTTCCGGAATCGGTGCGTCGACGCGCCACTTGGCCGCCTCGCGGTAGGTCTTCCCCGCGCTCGACTCGCTCGCCGTCAGCGCCGCCAGTTCGAAGTCCGGATGGGGATCAAGCAGCTGGATGAGCCGCTGCCCGACCGCACCGGTCGCCCCCAGAACGCCAACTCGTACAGTCATCGTCCGAACGACGGTGAGGAGAACTCAAAACAGTTTGGATAGCGTTTGTTCGACCGCCATTTGCTAATCCTCATAAAATTAGCTCCCTGCGTATTCAGGATGAGCTGGTCCAATTTTTGTGGTGTTATAATATTTGAGAGCATAGGCAGTCCCGTCATTAACTTTAGATGTATCCCACCCCGAACCTAGTTTCAATTCATATGCCCATTCATATTCACATATCCGCTACGATAGACCTCACCTTTTGGCGT
This genomic interval from Halomicrobium urmianum contains the following:
- the asd gene encoding aspartate-semialdehyde dehydrogenase, giving the protein MTVRVGVLGATGAVGQRLIQLLDPHPDFELAALTASESSAGKTYREAAKWRVDAPIPEDVAEMEVAATDPGEVPNDVDLIFSSLPSSVGERVEPGFCEAGYVVSSNSSNGRMDDDIPLTIPEVNPDHLDLLEVQRDERGWDGAMVKNPNCSTITMVPPLKALDDEFTLTDVTVSTLQAVSGAGYSGVSSMEIIDNAIPHIGGEEKKMETESRKLLGSFDGAEVHHHEMDVAASCNRIPTLDGHLENVWTDTEADVTVEAAEEAFRSMTGVDLPSSPEQLIKVFDEPDRPQPRLDRNVEDGMGVATGGVQETTDGVQFNCLAHNTMRGAAGASVLNGELLLDQGYL